A window of the Bacillus andreraoultii genome harbors these coding sequences:
- a CDS encoding amino acid ABC transporter substrate-binding protein produces the protein MKRLVKIIFFALVASLLAACSSESSAGEKGKSDDKLIIGIDDAFAPLGFRDESNEIVGFDIDLARATGKKMGKEVVFQPIDWSSKESELNSGRIDLIWNGYTVTDERKEKVLFTKPYLANAQVIVTLKDSDIEKLDQLKGKTVGLQAQSSASDALNAAPIAAELKDKTEFKDNVLALTDLKNGRVDAVVIDEVVIDYYMTKEPETYKVLEETLAPEEYAVGVKKGNDELRNQVQKALDELVANGEAAKISDKWFGENKVLD, from the coding sequence ATGAAACGGTTAGTGAAAATCATATTCTTTGCATTAGTTGCATCATTATTAGCGGCTTGTTCCTCAGAATCATCGGCAGGGGAAAAAGGAAAAAGTGATGACAAATTAATTATCGGGATTGATGACGCTTTTGCACCATTAGGATTCCGTGATGAAAGTAATGAAATTGTCGGTTTTGATATTGATTTAGCAAGAGCAACAGGCAAAAAAATGGGAAAAGAAGTTGTTTTCCAACCAATTGATTGGAGTTCAAAAGAATCAGAGTTAAACAGTGGCCGAATTGATTTAATTTGGAATGGTTACACAGTGACTGATGAAAGAAAGGAAAAAGTACTTTTTACAAAACCTTATTTAGCGAATGCTCAAGTCATTGTTACATTAAAAGATTCCGACATTGAAAAACTAGACCAGCTTAAAGGAAAAACAGTCGGTCTTCAAGCTCAATCTTCAGCAAGTGATGCGTTAAATGCGGCACCAATTGCAGCTGAATTAAAAGATAAAACAGAATTTAAAGACAATGTGTTAGCTTTAACTGATTTGAAAAACGGTCGTGTGGATGCGGTCGTCATTGATGAGGTCGTCATTGATTATTATATGACAAAAGAACCAGAAACATATAAAGTTTTAGAAGAAACTCTTGCACCTGAAGAATATGCAGTAGGTGTGAAAAAAGGAAATGACGAATTACGAAACCAAGTTCAAAAAGCTTTAGATGAACTAGTAGCTAATGGTGAGGCTGCAAAAATTTCTGATAAATGGTTTGGGGAAAATAAAGTATTGGATTAA
- a CDS encoding amino acid ABC transporter permease gives MSFDYINLVLKPMLEGTKVTLLLFLIVIVFSIPLGFLLTLAVRSRFKPLSLIVQAYIYIMRGTPLLLQLLFIVFGLPLLPGIGEYLVLDRFVAACLGFVLNYAAYFAEIFRGGLLAIDKGQYEAAQVLGLSRWQTMTRIIVPQMFRVALPTVANESVTLVKDTALLYAVAVPELLHYAQTAVNRDFTIVPFFVAGVIYLIITLLVTLILKRVEKRFQFE, from the coding sequence ATGTCATTCGATTATATAAACTTAGTTTTGAAACCGATGCTTGAAGGAACAAAAGTTACCCTATTACTCTTCCTCATTGTTATCGTTTTTTCAATTCCTTTAGGGTTTTTATTAACTTTAGCTGTACGCAGTCGATTTAAGCCACTGTCATTAATCGTTCAAGCGTATATTTATATCATGAGGGGTACGCCATTACTATTGCAATTATTATTTATCGTATTTGGATTGCCTCTTTTACCAGGAATCGGTGAGTATCTCGTTCTTGATCGGTTTGTCGCAGCATGCCTCGGCTTCGTATTGAACTATGCAGCCTATTTTGCAGAAATATTCCGTGGCGGTTTACTTGCAATTGATAAAGGACAATACGAAGCAGCACAAGTTCTCGGGCTTAGTAGATGGCAGACGATGACCCGAATTATTGTTCCACAAATGTTTCGAGTTGCGCTCCCAACAGTTGCGAACGAATCTGTAACATTAGTAAAAGATACTGCTTTATTATATGCAGTTGCTGTTCCAGAACTACTTCACTATGCACAAACAGCAGTAAACCGCGACTTTACAATTGTTCCATTCTTTGTTGCGGGAGTTATTTATTTAATCATTACCTTGCTTGTAACGCTAATTTTAAAAAGGGTTGAAAAAAGATTTCAATTTGAATAA
- a CDS encoding amino acid ABC transporter ATP-binding protein, whose product MAFIEVSNLYKSYDEVEVLKQISFSIDKNEVVAIIGPSGSGKSTLLRSLVHLETIDGGNISVDGRFFVKDGNYARPNEIKQITAKMGMVFQHFYLFPHLTVKQNLELAPKLVKKETAKSVEQRSRELLEKVGLADRANAYPAKLSGGQKQRVAIARALMMNPDIMLFDEPTSALDPELTGEVLKVMKDLADEHMTMVVVTHEMAFAKEVADRVIFMADGEIIESGTPKQLFENPKNARTITFLGL is encoded by the coding sequence GTGGCATTTATCGAAGTATCTAATTTATATAAGTCATATGATGAAGTAGAAGTTTTAAAACAAATAAGTTTTTCAATAGATAAAAATGAAGTTGTCGCCATTATTGGGCCTTCAGGTTCAGGGAAGAGTACGCTGTTACGCAGTCTCGTTCACTTGGAGACGATTGATGGGGGAAACATATCGGTCGATGGTCGATTCTTTGTTAAGGACGGTAATTATGCAAGACCAAACGAAATCAAACAAATTACTGCGAAAATGGGAATGGTCTTCCAACATTTTTATTTATTTCCACACTTAACGGTGAAACAAAATTTGGAGTTGGCACCAAAGCTAGTAAAAAAGGAAACAGCGAAAAGTGTCGAACAGCGTAGTCGCGAGTTGTTGGAAAAGGTCGGGTTGGCGGACCGAGCAAATGCCTATCCTGCCAAATTATCGGGTGGTCAAAAGCAGCGGGTTGCAATTGCTAGGGCATTAATGATGAATCCAGATATTATGCTATTTGATGAACCTACTTCTGCACTTGACCCTGAACTCACTGGAGAGGTTTTGAAAGTAATGAAAGATTTAGCGGATGAACATATGACGATGGTTGTCGTCACTCACGAAATGGCATTCGCAAAAGAAGTAGCTGATCGTGTCATTTTTATGGCTGACGGTGAAATAATTGAATCGGGTACACCGAAACAACTGTTTGAAAACCCGAAAAATGCACGAACGATAACGTTTCTCGGTTTATAA
- a CDS encoding YwnF family protein: MDNFLLNSFPDNIKKELEQIQKLILPLAKKTSKYMFWTFPLIAIAVINLIYLLFFTTGGDDFYIPMIIYAIIGAFGFALLKESKLNKKEIEQIGVRYIVDRMKKSRYVTNERKNHYIHLVKEKPVMAMENFIKFLQEEDRLKRLTTDND, encoded by the coding sequence ATGGACAACTTTTTACTGAATAGTTTTCCAGACAATATAAAAAAAGAATTAGAACAAATTCAGAAGCTAATTTTACCATTAGCAAAGAAAACTTCGAAATATATGTTTTGGACATTCCCTTTAATTGCCATTGCTGTTATTAACTTAATTTATCTTTTGTTTTTCACAACAGGTGGTGATGATTTTTATATCCCTATGATTATCTACGCAATAATTGGTGCTTTTGGTTTTGCTCTTTTGAAAGAGTCAAAGTTAAATAAAAAGGAAATTGAACAAATTGGTGTGCGATATATTGTTGATCGGATGAAGAAAAGTCGCTATGTGACAAACGAGCGGAAAAATCATTACATCCATCTTGTCAAAGAAAAACCGGTAATGGCGATGGAAAACTTTATTAAATTTTTACAAGAAGAGGATCGGCTAAAACGGTTAACGACAGATAATGATTAA
- a CDS encoding DUF1450 domain-containing protein, translated as MGLFFKKKKKMKLEFCTNNLNQYYDDEMFEMLENLVDELDLQVKEMDCLSYCDECTCSPYVLMNSTFLEANSPEDLMKKIKDNAS; from the coding sequence ATGGGGTTATTTTTTAAAAAGAAAAAGAAGATGAAACTGGAATTTTGTACGAATAATTTAAATCAATACTATGATGATGAGATGTTTGAAATGTTGGAGAATCTAGTCGATGAACTTGATCTTCAAGTAAAAGAAATGGATTGTTTAAGTTATTGTGATGAATGTACATGCTCCCCTTACGTTTTAATGAATTCAACATTTCTTGAAGCAAATTCACCAGAAGATTTAATGAAGAAGATAAAAGATAACGCTTCATAA
- a CDS encoding AI-2E family transporter — protein sequence MYKSKLHFWTLEILLIVGIIYICTKLSFLFNPIVIFLSTMFFPLLITGFLYFIFNPIVSLFEKAKIPRTLGILLIYVIFIGLVVLVIALIVPVLTQQVRELFTNIPKYIDQVPVIVSNFAQSDTFHWIQTQQYVDLDQVKNTLMTYLQDIPTAITNSISGLVGAVANVTLVIVTVPFLLFYLLKDGHKLPNAILRFLPSAYRKEGRVILKDTSNTLATYIQGQLIVSLCVGTLSFIGYLIIDLPYALLLGLAVAVTNIIPYVGPFLGAAPAFIVGLFISPMTAVLVVVVAVIAQQFEGNVISPLVIGRKLDTHPATIIIILLVAGNIAGILGMILGVPVYAVMKTLILNIVRLVRLYRKHRKEPKTAVIE from the coding sequence TTGTATAAATCTAAATTACATTTTTGGACTTTAGAAATTCTTCTAATTGTGGGAATCATTTACATATGCACAAAACTTTCTTTCCTTTTTAACCCAATTGTTATTTTTCTGTCAACGATGTTTTTCCCACTACTTATAACAGGTTTCCTTTATTTTATTTTTAATCCGATTGTATCCTTGTTTGAGAAGGCAAAAATACCACGAACTTTAGGAATCTTACTAATTTATGTCATCTTTATTGGACTTGTTGTTCTCGTTATCGCATTAATTGTCCCTGTTTTGACTCAACAAGTTCGGGAATTGTTTACGAATATTCCAAAATATATTGACCAAGTTCCTGTCATTGTCAGCAACTTTGCCCAATCTGATACGTTCCACTGGATACAAACACAACAGTATGTCGATTTAGATCAAGTAAAAAATACATTAATGACTTACTTGCAAGATATACCAACTGCTATTACAAATAGTATTTCTGGTTTAGTTGGGGCGGTTGCCAATGTCACTCTTGTTATAGTTACGGTGCCATTCTTACTGTTTTATTTATTAAAAGATGGTCATAAGTTACCGAATGCGATTTTGCGGTTTTTACCAAGTGCATATCGTAAAGAGGGTCGAGTGATTTTAAAAGATACTTCGAATACATTAGCTACCTATATTCAAGGACAACTTATTGTCTCTTTATGTGTCGGTACGTTATCATTCATCGGGTATTTAATTATTGATTTACCGTATGCTTTACTTTTAGGTTTAGCGGTTGCGGTGACAAATATTATTCCATATGTCGGACCGTTTTTAGGAGCTGCACCTGCTTTCATCGTAGGATTGTTTATTTCACCAATGACAGCCGTACTAGTCGTCGTTGTGGCAGTGATCGCTCAACAATTTGAAGGGAATGTCATCTCGCCACTAGTTATTGGAAGAAAACTAGATACTCATCCAGCGACAATTATCATTATTTTATTAGTGGCAGGAAATATTGCAGGTATTCTCGGAATGATCTTGGGTGTACCCGTATATGCTGTAATGAAAACACTTATTTTAAATATTGTCCGTCTTGTTCGCTTATATCGAAAACATAGGAAAGAACCGAAAACAGCTGTTATAGAATAA
- a CDS encoding spore coat protein — MNQQNKIQNPAVKIQKTKEMNDRDFINDMLATEKYMTSAYSTALNEASYSDLYQDVLAIFNETQNCQRELFEIMFSKGWYGFEAADGQKLQQSHQQFQGYSNQFPYNHSNVQ; from the coding sequence ATGAATCAACAAAATAAAATTCAAAACCCTGCTGTAAAAATTCAAAAGACAAAAGAAATGAATGACCGTGACTTTATTAATGATATGCTCGCAACAGAAAAATATATGACTTCTGCTTATAGTACAGCATTAAATGAAGCAAGCTATTCTGATCTTTATCAAGATGTATTAGCCATATTTAATGAAACACAAAACTGTCAGCGTGAATTATTCGAAATAATGTTTAGCAAAGGTTGGTACGGCTTTGAAGCTGCAGATGGGCAAAAATTACAACAATCCCATCAGCAATTCCAAGGTTACAGTAATCAATTCCCTTATAATCATTCGAATGTTCAATAA
- a CDS encoding 3-hydroxyacyl-CoA dehydrogenase/enoyl-CoA hydratase family protein has translation MNECSFKGIQRGKGILVKQIKKAAVLGSGVMGSGIAAHLANIGIPTLLLDIVPNELTKEEAAKGLTLNDKVVRNRIAASGKQKLLKQKPAPLTSKDHLALIEVGNLEDDLERLGEVDWIIEVVVERLDIKKSVFEKVDKYRKPGSIVSSNTSGISVNRMAEGRSEDFRKHFLGTHFFNPPRYLKLLEVIPTKDTDPEVVSFMETFGEDVLGKGVVIAKDTPNFIGNRIGTYGLLITLQEVLKNGYSIGEVDSITGTIIGRPKSATFRTLDVVGLDTFVHVANNVKNQVEGKEKEVFTAPEILERMLEKKWLGAKTGQGFYLKKGKEILELNPTTLEYEPVKKLRTPAVEMAKQQKGTKAKLQALVYADDRAGKLLWNVFSQTLIYTADLLYEIADDIVAVDNAMKWGFGWEQGPFESWDAIGLEKSVERMENEGLTVPAWIKEMIASGATSFYKEDNGTVLYYDRGEYKPVKQNEKIINLKQLKKQNGVIMKNSGASLIDIGDGVALLEFHSPNNAIGLDIIQMINKSIEEVEKNYKGLVIANQGKNFCVGANIAMMLMEAQDDNFFELDFVIRQFHQAMLNIKYSAKPVVAAPHQMTLGGGAEVILPAARIQASPESYIGLVEVGVGLIPGGGGTKELYVKHLNSMPKGVKFDLQDVANKVFETVATAKVSTSAEEARENGFLNSHDGISKNADHLIYDAKQIVIDLYESGYQPPIRKKIPVVGETGYATLLLGAQSMHLSGYISEHDLKIAKKLAYVLAGGKVPFGTEVDEQYILDLERESFLSLIAEPKTQQRMQHMLMKGKPLRN, from the coding sequence ATGAATGAGTGTTCATTCAAAGGAATACAAAGGGGGAAAGGAATTTTGGTTAAACAGATTAAGAAAGCCGCTGTTCTAGGATCTGGGGTCATGGGTTCAGGTATTGCAGCCCATCTAGCAAATATTGGAATTCCAACATTATTGCTAGATATCGTTCCAAATGAATTAACAAAAGAAGAGGCTGCTAAAGGATTAACGCTAAATGATAAGGTTGTTCGTAATCGAATTGCAGCGAGTGGAAAACAAAAGCTATTAAAACAAAAGCCTGCACCGTTAACTTCAAAAGATCATCTTGCACTTATCGAAGTAGGAAACTTAGAAGATGATCTAGAGCGACTTGGTGAAGTGGACTGGATTATTGAAGTTGTCGTTGAAAGATTAGATATCAAGAAATCGGTTTTCGAGAAAGTAGACAAGTATCGTAAACCTGGTTCAATTGTAAGTTCCAATACTTCTGGAATCTCCGTAAACCGAATGGCAGAAGGTCGTTCAGAAGACTTTAGAAAGCATTTTCTTGGCACACACTTTTTTAACCCACCACGCTACTTAAAACTACTAGAAGTTATTCCAACGAAGGATACGGATCCTGAAGTTGTTAGCTTTATGGAAACATTTGGTGAGGATGTATTAGGAAAAGGTGTTGTAATTGCAAAAGATACACCGAACTTTATCGGTAATCGAATTGGAACTTACGGATTACTAATCACTTTACAAGAAGTATTGAAAAATGGATATTCCATTGGTGAAGTGGATTCAATTACCGGAACAATTATCGGTCGACCAAAGAGTGCGACTTTCCGTACACTTGATGTTGTAGGTCTTGATACATTTGTTCATGTAGCTAATAACGTTAAAAATCAAGTTGAAGGAAAAGAAAAAGAAGTATTTACAGCACCAGAAATACTTGAAAGGATGCTTGAGAAAAAATGGTTAGGTGCGAAAACAGGTCAAGGTTTTTACTTGAAAAAAGGAAAAGAAATTCTTGAATTAAATCCAACAACTTTAGAATATGAACCAGTGAAAAAGTTAAGAACACCAGCTGTTGAGATGGCAAAGCAACAAAAAGGTACGAAAGCAAAATTACAAGCATTAGTTTATGCTGATGATCGTGCTGGAAAATTACTATGGAATGTTTTCTCTCAAACATTAATTTACACAGCTGATTTACTATACGAAATTGCCGATGATATCGTTGCTGTTGATAATGCAATGAAGTGGGGATTCGGTTGGGAACAAGGACCATTTGAATCTTGGGATGCCATCGGATTAGAAAAGTCTGTTGAGCGTATGGAAAACGAAGGTCTTACTGTTCCAGCTTGGATTAAAGAAATGATTGCGAGTGGAGCAACATCATTCTATAAAGAAGACAATGGTACAGTTCTTTACTACGACCGTGGTGAGTATAAACCAGTAAAACAAAATGAAAAAATCATTAACTTAAAACAGTTGAAAAAACAAAATGGCGTTATCATGAAAAACTCTGGTGCGAGCCTCATTGATATCGGTGACGGGGTTGCTCTACTTGAATTCCATTCACCAAATAATGCCATCGGACTCGATATTATTCAAATGATCAATAAGTCCATTGAAGAAGTTGAGAAAAATTATAAAGGTCTTGTTATTGCAAACCAAGGGAAAAACTTCTGTGTCGGTGCAAACATTGCCATGATGCTAATGGAAGCACAAGATGATAACTTCTTTGAGTTGGATTTTGTTATCAGACAATTCCATCAAGCAATGCTAAATATTAAATACAGTGCAAAACCAGTTGTTGCAGCTCCACACCAAATGACACTTGGAGGCGGTGCTGAAGTTATTTTACCAGCTGCACGTATTCAAGCTTCACCGGAAAGTTATATCGGACTTGTTGAGGTTGGTGTCGGTTTAATTCCTGGTGGTGGTGGTACGAAAGAGCTGTACGTTAAACATTTGAATAGCATGCCAAAAGGGGTAAAATTTGACCTTCAAGATGTAGCAAATAAAGTGTTTGAAACAGTTGCGACAGCGAAAGTATCAACTTCAGCTGAAGAAGCTAGGGAAAATGGTTTCTTAAATAGCCATGACGGTATTAGTAAAAATGCAGATCACCTCATTTATGATGCAAAACAAATTGTTATCGATCTTTATGAAAGCGGTTATCAACCACCAATACGTAAGAAAATTCCTGTTGTTGGTGAAACAGGTTATGCGACACTATTACTTGGTGCTCAAAGTATGCATCTATCCGGGTATATTTCAGAGCATGACTTAAAGATTGCGAAAAAACTTGCTTACGTCTTAGCGGGTGGTAAAGTACCGTTTGGAACAGAAGTTGATGAACAATATATACTAGATTTAGAGCGTGAATCATTTTTGAGCTTAATCGCAGAACCGAAAACACAGCAAAGAATGCAACATATGTTAATGAAGGGGAAACCGTTACGTAACTAA
- a CDS encoding acetyl-CoA C-acetyltransferase: protein MREAVIVSGARTPVGRAKKGTLRNVRPDDLGAIAVKETLKRADNYDGPIDDLIIGCAMPEAEQGLNMARNIGALAGLPYTVPAITINRYCSSGLQSIAYGAEKIMIGGAESVLAGGAESMSMVPMMGHVVRPNANLAETAPEYYMGMGHTAEQVAEKYGITREEQDAFAVRSHQRAAKAIAEGKFNEEIVPVDVTFRSVDENNKLVEKNVQFTMDEGVRPDTSMEGLARLRPAFRVNGTVTAGNASQTSDGAAAVLLMDREKAEAEGLKPIAKFRSFAVGGVPPEVMGIGPVVAVPKALKLAGLELSDIGLIELNEAFASQSIQVIRELGLNEDIVNVNGGAIALGHPLGCSGTKLTLSLIHEMKRRDVQFGLVTMCIGGGMGAAGVFELL, encoded by the coding sequence GTGAGAGAAGCGGTAATTGTTTCCGGTGCACGTACACCTGTTGGAAGAGCGAAAAAGGGAACTCTTCGGAACGTGCGTCCTGATGATTTAGGAGCCATTGCTGTTAAAGAAACATTAAAACGAGCAGATAACTACGATGGGCCAATTGATGACTTAATTATCGGATGTGCGATGCCTGAAGCAGAGCAAGGTTTAAATATGGCAAGAAATATCGGTGCATTAGCAGGTCTACCATATACTGTTCCTGCTATTACGATCAACCGTTACTGTTCTTCCGGTTTACAATCCATTGCATATGGAGCAGAAAAAATTATGATAGGTGGCGCTGAGTCCGTTCTTGCTGGCGGTGCTGAATCAATGAGTATGGTTCCAATGATGGGGCATGTTGTTCGTCCAAATGCTAATTTAGCTGAAACGGCACCAGAATATTATATGGGCATGGGCCATACAGCTGAACAAGTTGCAGAAAAATACGGAATTACGAGAGAAGAGCAAGATGCGTTTGCAGTGCGCAGCCATCAGCGAGCAGCCAAAGCTATTGCAGAGGGGAAATTTAACGAGGAAATTGTGCCTGTGGATGTAACTTTCCGCTCTGTTGACGAGAATAATAAATTAGTAGAAAAGAATGTTCAATTTACTATGGATGAAGGAGTAAGACCAGATACATCAATGGAAGGTTTGGCAAGACTACGACCAGCTTTCCGCGTAAATGGAACAGTAACAGCAGGTAATGCTTCTCAAACAAGTGATGGTGCAGCCGCTGTTCTATTGATGGACCGTGAAAAAGCAGAAGCAGAAGGGTTAAAACCAATAGCAAAATTCCGTTCCTTTGCTGTCGGTGGCGTACCACCAGAAGTTATGGGAATAGGTCCAGTAGTAGCTGTACCAAAAGCATTGAAACTAGCTGGATTAGAACTTTCGGATATAGGTTTAATTGAATTGAACGAAGCTTTCGCATCACAATCAATTCAAGTCATCCGTGAACTTGGGTTGAATGAAGATATTGTTAATGTCAATGGAGGCGCTATCGCTTTAGGACATCCACTTGGCTGTAGTGGTACGAAATTAACACTTTCACTTATTCATGAAATGAAACGTAGAGACGTTCAATTTGGTTTAGTCACTATGTGTATCGGTGGCGGTATGGGAGCAGCAGGAGTTTTTGAATTATTATAA
- a CDS encoding acyl-CoA dehydrogenase family protein, with translation MAKSVDEIVKGGSFLIEEVRADQVFTPEDYTEEHLMIAKTTEDYVENEVLPVVEKLENHEFEYSVKLLKQAGELGLLGTDVPEAYGGLGLDKITSALIAEKMARAGGFSITHGAHVGIGSLPIVLFGNEEQKQKYLPKLASGELLAAYALTEPGSGSDALGARTTAKLNEAGTHYVLNGEKQWITNAGFADVFVVYAKIDGEKFTAFIVEREFPGVSTGAEEKKMGIKSSSTRTLILEDAQVPVENVLGEIGRGHVIAFNILNIGRYKLGVGAVGGSKSAFELAVKYANERKQFNRTIASFNLTKEKLGTLASEIYAAESSVYRTVGLFDERMGSLSEEAAKDGKEIAASIAEYAIECSLNKFFATEVLDHVVDEGVQIHGGYGFMQEYEIERAYRDSRINRIFEGTNEINRLLVPGTYVKKAFKGELPLFEQAQKLQEEIMMLMPEEPGDEPLALQKYLVRNAKKIALMAAGLAIQKYGNNLEEEQEILVNLADIVSFTYAMESAVLRTKKAIERDGLEKSKQKLLYTEIFAQHAFNEIEQNAKETLIAVSSGDNQRMMLSTLRKLTRYNPINVIPKKREAADQLIAAEKYIV, from the coding sequence ATGGCCAAATCTGTAGATGAAATTGTAAAAGGTGGTAGCTTTTTAATTGAGGAAGTTCGCGCTGATCAAGTTTTTACACCAGAAGACTATACAGAAGAACATTTAATGATTGCAAAAACAACAGAAGATTATGTTGAAAATGAAGTATTGCCAGTCGTTGAAAAATTAGAAAACCATGAGTTTGAATACTCTGTTAAACTATTAAAACAAGCTGGTGAACTAGGACTTTTAGGAACAGATGTACCTGAAGCATATGGTGGACTTGGACTTGATAAAATTACTTCTGCCTTAATCGCAGAAAAAATGGCTCGTGCTGGTGGATTTTCTATTACGCACGGAGCCCACGTTGGTATCGGTTCATTACCAATTGTTTTATTCGGAAATGAAGAACAAAAACAAAAGTATTTGCCAAAACTTGCTAGCGGTGAACTTTTAGCTGCTTATGCACTAACAGAGCCAGGTTCTGGATCCGACGCTTTAGGTGCAAGAACAACAGCAAAATTAAATGAAGCAGGCACACACTATGTATTAAATGGTGAAAAACAATGGATTACAAACGCTGGTTTTGCTGATGTATTCGTTGTTTATGCAAAAATTGATGGAGAAAAATTCACTGCGTTTATCGTAGAAAGAGAATTCCCTGGAGTTTCTACAGGTGCTGAAGAAAAGAAAATGGGAATTAAGAGTTCTTCCACTCGCACATTAATTTTGGAAGATGCTCAAGTTCCAGTTGAAAACGTATTAGGCGAAATTGGAAGAGGCCATGTTATCGCATTCAATATTTTAAACATTGGCCGTTACAAACTTGGTGTAGGTGCAGTTGGTGGTTCGAAATCTGCGTTTGAATTAGCTGTAAAATATGCGAATGAACGTAAACAATTCAACCGTACAATTGCTAGCTTCAACTTAACGAAAGAGAAATTAGGTACATTGGCATCTGAAATCTATGCTGCAGAAAGCTCTGTTTATCGTACAGTGGGACTTTTTGATGAAAGAATGGGAAGTCTATCTGAAGAAGCAGCAAAAGATGGTAAGGAAATTGCTGCATCGATTGCGGAATACGCAATTGAGTGCTCATTGAATAAATTCTTTGCAACAGAAGTGCTAGATCATGTTGTTGATGAAGGCGTTCAAATCCATGGTGGTTACGGATTTATGCAAGAATACGAAATTGAGCGTGCCTATCGCGATTCACGTATTAACCGTATTTTTGAAGGAACGAACGAAATTAACCGTCTACTCGTTCCTGGAACATACGTGAAGAAGGCATTCAAAGGTGAATTACCTTTATTCGAACAAGCACAAAAATTACAAGAAGAAATTATGATGTTAATGCCTGAAGAGCCAGGTGATGAGCCGTTAGCATTACAAAAATATTTAGTACGTAATGCGAAGAAAATTGCGTTAATGGCTGCAGGTCTTGCTATTCAAAAATATGGAAACAACCTAGAAGAGGAACAAGAAATTCTTGTAAACTTAGCAGATATTGTTTCATTCACATATGCAATGGAGTCTGCTGTATTACGTACAAAAAAAGCAATTGAGCGTGATGGTTTAGAAAAGAGCAAGCAAAAACTTCTTTACACTGAAATTTTTGCTCAACATGCATTTAATGAAATTGAGCAAAATGCAAAAGAAACATTAATTGCTGTATCAAGTGGTGACAACCAACGGATGATGTTATCCACATTACGTAAACTAACTCGTTACAACCCAATTAATGTTATTCCTAAAAAGCGTGAAGCTGCTGATCAACTAATTGCTGCTGAAAAATATATAGTGTAA
- a CDS encoding arsenate reductase family protein, translating to MALTFYWYPKCGTCRKAKKWLDDHEVTYEAIHIVENPPSREEIEQLYKKSGFELKKFFNTSGQKYRELGLKDKVKTADESELLDLLASDGMLIKRPIVTDGEKVTVGFKEDEYEKEWDNK from the coding sequence GTGGCATTAACATTTTATTGGTACCCGAAGTGTGGAACTTGCCGAAAAGCAAAAAAATGGTTAGATGATCATGAAGTTACCTATGAAGCAATCCATATTGTAGAGAATCCACCAAGTCGAGAGGAAATTGAGCAATTATATAAAAAGAGTGGATTCGAGTTGAAAAAGTTTTTTAATACAAGTGGGCAAAAATATCGTGAACTTGGATTAAAAGATAAAGTAAAAACAGCCGATGAATCAGAATTACTTGATTTGCTTGCCTCAGATGGTATGTTAATAAAAAGACCAATTGTAACAGACGGAGAAAAAGTAACGGTAGGATTTAAAGAAGATGAATACGAGAAAGAATGGGACAATAAATAG
- the gcvH gene encoding glycine cleavage system protein GcvH: MATPKELRYSEEHEWVKVEGSQVRIGITDFAQEELGDIVFVELPEVGTELAANEPFGSVESVKTVSELYAPISGKVVKVNEELNDNPEYVNESPYEAWMVVIEPSDLSQVDSLMSAEDYEKMINEE, from the coding sequence ATGGCAACACCGAAAGAGTTACGTTATTCTGAAGAGCATGAATGGGTAAAAGTTGAGGGAAGTCAAGTTCGAATCGGTATTACTGACTTCGCGCAAGAAGAACTAGGTGATATTGTGTTTGTAGAACTTCCAGAAGTAGGAACGGAATTGGCTGCAAACGAACCATTTGGTAGTGTAGAATCTGTTAAGACCGTTTCTGAACTGTATGCACCGATTAGTGGAAAAGTAGTCAAAGTAAATGAAGAATTAAATGACAACCCTGAATATGTGAATGAATCTCCTTATGAAGCATGGATGGTAGTGATTGAACCATCTGATTTATCTCAAGTCGATAGCTTAATGTCCGCTGAAGATTATGAGAAAATGATTAATGAAGAATAA